DNA from Atribacteraceae bacterium:
CATTCGAGCGGTTCCTGCGCACGAATCTTAGGCAAGGGTATCCCCCTCGTCTTATCCAATCCGGAGATGCTCTTTGCCTATCACATCAAGCTGAACCTGCTACGAACCATGGCGGCGGACGAGGACCGGGTTTTGCTCCTCTTGCCCGGCCGGAGATCGCACGGCCGCATCATCATGTTTCATGAAATGGACGAGGGCGACTACACACTGCCCACGAATCTGATTGCTGAAAACCATCTGTGGGAGATTAGGGAAGGATGAACGCGGAATGAAGGATGCGGAAGTGGTGGGCAAAGGCGAGATGATTTCAATTATCCGATAAGAGGTAATTTATGCACAACGAAATCCAAAAAGTTCTCGATGAAGTGAAGCATCGAATTGTTTCCAGATTCCAGCCCCAACGCATTATTCTTTTCGGGTCTTATGCCGGAGACAAACCCGGACCGGACAGCGACCTTGACATTCTTGTCGTCATGGAAGTGAAGGGCTCCACCAGGCAGAAGGCAAATGAAATTGATCTGCTGATGGCAGACCGGATCGTTCCAATGGATTTTATCGTATTGACACCCGAACAATACGAACAACAGAAAAACATTATCGGTACGATGGTACGACAGGCCGACCGGGAAGGAAAGGTGATCTATGAACGCGCCGCCTGAGATTAAGGCCGAAATTCAGCGATGGGTTAATAAGGCGGAAAATGATTTTCGCAATGCCGAATACGTCTTGACCCTGGAGGAAAACTGTCCTTTCGACACGGTGGCTTATCACTGCCAGCAATGCGCGGAAAAATATCTGAAGGCAGTTTTGATTTGGCGGGGCGTGGAGTTTCCAAGAACTCATGACCTGGTCGTGCTTTTCAACTTGCTGCAAAAAACGGAGCCATTACCTCTTCGTGTGGAGAATGTGCAGCCACTCAATCGCTACTCGATCGAAGCGCGTTATCCCGGCAACTGGGAACCGATTGACGAAGGCGAAGCCCGGGCCGCATTTGAAATGGTAAAAAGAATCAGGGAAGCGGTCAGAGCACGATTGCTTCCGGTAGTTACAGCGACACCGGACACGAGGTGTTCCTCGGGCTGCGACCTGTCGCCGACGGAAGGGCCTGACATGAACGGACCCCCGCCGCGCTTCTGGCCGATCTTTTTCGAGGTATTCGAGGCGCTGCCCCGACAAGGTCCGGGCAACCGCACCTGTGCTGTCAAGGCGCTCGCCCTGTGTCGCGATCTGCCGCCTGCGCCCGTGGTGCTTGATCTGGGATGCGGCGTCGGCGGGCAGACCCTCCATCTCGCCGGACTCACATCAGGAACCATCGTTGCCGTGGACAGCCACGTTCCGAGTATCGAGCGATTGCGCGCGGCGGTCGCCGAGCTTGGGCTCACGAAACGAGTTTCGCTGGTGGTCGGCGACATGGCCAACCTTGGGCTATCGCCTGCGAGCTTCGACCTCGTCTGGTCCGAGGGGGCGCTCTACAATATCGGCATCGAGAACGCCCTGCGTGTCTGCCACAAGCTGTTGCGTCCCGGTGGCTACCTCGCCTTCACCGACGCGGTCTGGCGCAAAGAGAACCCGCCGCCCGAGGTCAAAGCGAGCTTCGACTTGGACTACCCGACCATGGGCCGAGTCCCCGACGTCCTGGCGGCGATCGAGAGCTGCGGTTTCTCGCTCATAAGCCACTTCACCCTGCCGGACGAGGCGTGGTGGGATGATTTTTACACGCCGATGCAAAGCCGCATCGAGGAACTCCGCGGCAGATACGCGGGCGACGGCGAAGCGCTCGCCGTGCTTGATCAGCTCGCGCAGGAGCCCGAGATGCATAAGAGGCACTCGGACTACTACGCCTATGAGTTCTTCGTGGTGCGCCGGGTGGAGTGAATGAACCGGAAATAGAGTTACCCTCAAAACTTGGGTATAGCCAAATCTGAGCGAACTCCTCCGGGAAGAGAAGCCCGCAGACTGCTGGTCATAGCCGGGAAGCGGCAGGGGAGGAGTTTATAGTCCCACACCACGCTACCCGGGTGGCGGAATTGGAGAAAGGATGGGGGAAAGGCCTTTCCCCCCAGACGATGGCCGGCTGAGGGCCCGCTGGAAGAGGAGTTCACCGCCTGGAGAAAAAGAGATCTTTCCCGGAAACGTTACGTCTCCTGGTAGGGGGACGGGGTGTACCTGCCTGCCGGCAGGCAGGCCTGAACGCCCGACTTGGAAAAGAAGACCGGTGGGTTGGTGAGTAGCGGGGCTACCTGAGACGGGCAAAAAGAACTTTTGAGCCGGGAAGACGGCTACCGGGAAAGTGCACAATCCTGGAAAGAAGTCCTCCTGGCTTTGAAAAGGCGAGACTTTGCCCTTGGCAAGTTCTGATTTGCAAGATCTGAGATTGCGAACATCAGGGCGCGTTATCCATAATCTGAATTATAATCCACGCTTGATTTATATGTGGGTTTTGTTACAATTTACTCATCAGTTGCGTGGACGTTGCCGGTAAAGATAGAATGAACGTCTAAGAGCATGATAGTTGGACAGGCGGTGGAATGCCTTCAGACGGGGGAAACAATCATCGCTGAGTTGGTATGCCGATACTACATTCCCGCACAAGAAGCCGGGTGCGAGTGGATGTGATGAGTCGCGTGAGGTGTGACCCGTGTTGTTGATCGAATCCCAGCAGACCGAAGGGCGGACAGACACCCTTGGGGAGAAACTCAAGGTCCTGATTGGCAATTTGCCACCAACAGGTGTGACGTTAGCCGCGATTCGCGACCTGGTCGGACAGGACGGCTTACTGGTTCTGGCAGCTTTCCTTACGATTGTCTTTATGGTGCCCATCTCGATTCCGGGTGTCAGCACCGTCTTTGGAGCCGCGATCCTGCTCATCGGTATCAGTCTTCTCTTCGACCGCAACGTGTGGTTACCGAAACGTATCGCACAGCGCATCCTGTCAGCCGACAAACTAAGGGCAGCATTTAGCCGGGGAGGCACATGGCTCCATGTACTGGAGCGTATAAGTCGCCCTCATCGCCTGAACTGGCTTGTCTACACGCGGCTGGCGCAGATTGTGAACAGCTGCGCTTTCATTGCCGGAGCAGTCCTGCTCATGCTACCGTCTGGACTGATCCCCTTCAGCAATACTTTACCTGCCCTCGCTCTATTATTTTTCTCCATCGGCCTTTTGCAGCGCGACGGTCTTTGCGTCCTTTATGGGCATCTTCTGAACCTGGCTACGCTCATCTACTTTGTCTTTCTTGTGTTCGGTGGCGGCGCAGCCATTCGTGAGGCGTTGCGGCAACTGATGAACTAAGGGCCATGTACAACGAGGATGGACGCTCGGTATTTGGAACAGACACACTGACCATCCAGTACGTCGAGATTACAAGCTGTTTTATGAACTTCGCGCCTTTGCGTTGAACTTCTTCAAATGTTAACCCCGACTTATGTCAAGTCCAATAGCTTCTTTTTTATTCTGCCCTCGCAAGGGTAGAACGCTCAGGGAGCTTCACATTCCTTAATGACAGTTCAATGTCCCCGGGGCGGCCGCTCCCCGTAAAATTGAAAGTAATTCACTTGAATGGTTCCATTGAAGAGTTTTCGTTTCCGGTCCGCCTTCTTTCCATACAATCGTTCGAAATCGTTTTCCGGACTGAGGACATAGACCGACCAGGTCGGGTCGCTTCGGAAGATCCTTCCTATTTCCCGGCAGAGGTGCTGGACTGTTTCCCGTTTGCCGGTTCGTTCTCCGTAAGGTGGATTGGTGATAACGACACCATACCGCTGGGCAAGATCAGTTTTTTCCAAAGGTCGGACCGAAAAGTGCACTGCATCCATGACCCCGGCTTTTCGAGCGTTTTCACGTGAGATTCCAACCGCCCGCTGGTCGATATCAAAGCCGTGAATGACGAGCTTGCTTGACCGGTTGATCAACCCCTCCGCCTCCTCACGGACACTTTGCCAAAAACATCCGGGCACCGCCGGCCAGCGTTCGGAAGCAAAAGTGCGATGGAGACCAGGCGGGATATTGTGGCCGATCAAGGCGGCCTCGATGAGGATGGTCCCGGATCCACAAAAGGGATCGACAAGGAGTCGGTCAGCGTTCCAGAAACTGAGCTGAACCATGGCCGCGGCCAGGGTTTCCTTCAAGGGGGCCTCCACTGCCTTGTTCCGGTAACCTCGTTTATGGAGCGCAATTCCGCTGGTATCGATCGTCAAGTTGGCAATGTCGTTAAGGAGGGAGACTTGGACGGGGAAAGACGGCCCCGATTCCGGGAAACGCTCCACATGGTAATTGGCTTTCATTTTCTCGACAATGGCTTTCTTGACGATTCCCTGGCAGGCGGGAACACTGGAAAGGACGGATTTGGAGGATTTTCCGCTGACCGGAAAGGAACCATCTCTACTGATCCATTCGTCCCAGGGAAGGGCCCGGGTTCCTTCAAACAGCTCATCGAAAGTCCGGACGGGAAACGAACCCATATTTAAGAGGATCCGGTCGGCTGATCGGATCCACAGGTTGGTGCGGGGAATATCTTCTTTGCGGGCTGTAATAGTGACTTTGCCATCGGAAACTTCGTCGACCCGGTATCCCAAATTCTGCAGCTCCCGTTTTACGATAGCTTCGAGCCCGAAGGTGGTGGTGGCGGTCAGTTCGATCGGTAGCATAGTCATCTCCATCATCCTATAAATATTCCTCAAAAACTCATAGACGAGCGCAGAATGAGGCAATTCGGCATGTTGACAGGCTTAATCCGTCTCGGCATGATCATGACAGAATGAATAATCACTTGTCAAATTGTTACATCGTGACATCATTTAAGCGGGAAGCGGCCGGTCTTTCCTTAGAGAAAGAAGGCTTGGAGGTGTTGACGATTTTTCCGTAGGCGGCATACATCGGGCTGTAAAAATACTACTGAGAAAGAACTGATCGGCAGTCTACCGAGAAAGACTGACTATTCTTAGCTTCTCCGATACAATAAGTAAAAAACTTGCTTGGGGGATTGGGAGATATGAACATCATCGAAATCGTAGATCATATAGGTCTGGCCATCGATATTTTGGGGATCGCAGTCATGGTGGGAGGGGGAGTAGCCGTTAGCGCCGATTTTATATCCCGGCTCCGGAAAGGCAGTTCTTTCAAAGATCTCTATATCCCATATCGGCACGGAATTGGCCGCTCGATAATTTTGGGTCTGGAGTTCCTGGTTGCTGGAGACCTCATCCGAACCGTAGCCGTTCAGCCAACCTACTACAGCGTTCTCATCTTAGCCATGATTGTAGGTATCCGGACCTTTCTGGGTGTCATCTTGTCCATGGAGATCGAGGGACGATGGCCGTGGCAGGGAGGGCCGCTCAGAGAACGGCGAACCACCGCTCGGGGAGGGTAAATCGTGCATGTCAGGGAAGAATCCCGGGTGAATACGTACATTTCAAGTCAGCCCATTCGATAATTCATGTTTAATCCTCGTAATGTCCAGGATCTGACAGAAGTCTCCCGGGGGCTTCCCCCGTCAGGAGCCACCCGGTCTCCACTGCCAGAAAGCCGGGGAGGGTCGTCCTTCACATCCCCCAGCGTTGAGCACAGAACCGGCAGAGGCCCGCTGGTACCCGGTGAGTCGGATGAATTCATCTAACATCGTTTTCTCTTTTTTACCGGCCTTCTGATATGCCATGCCTCACCTCTCATCACACCTTCCCTCGATCAGACTCTGGAAGGCATGATAAAGTATCTTTAGAATTTTTGGTGAGGCAACGATTGAATTTCCTTAAGATAATTGATGAGGCAATTCGCGGGATTGACAGGGGTGCGTTTTTTCCAGATAATTCAAGTTGAGCATTTAAGTTGGCAACCGGTGCTGTATTTTTCGCGTACGATGTCAGAAAACAAGATGAAATTTCCTCCCCAAGGGGAAAGAAAATTTTCTAAAGGGAAAATAGGTTGGGTTTCTATTCGGAGAAGAGATTGTGAGAATAGATCAGAAGAGAGGGGAGGAGGTGAGGAAATACTGTTTAATAGGTAATATTCAGGTGTTAGTAGGCGGAGAATGAAATTTGAATATCTGAGGAGGTTTCTACTATGTCAGGCATGCGTATAAAGATGATTGTCATTGCAATGATTCTGGTTCTCGCTTCGTTGCTTTTCGCGCAAGGTGCTTTTGCCGTATCTCAGGATATGGTGATCGCTATTGGGGCCGAGCCGGAAAATTTGGATCCGCTGAAGATGATGTCCGCACCGGCGGCGACGATTGCCGAACATATGGTGGAGACATTGATTTACCTGGATGTGGACGGTACGCTTCAACCTGCTCTGGCGGTTTCCTGGGAGCCGGCGGAGGACGATATGTCCTGGTTAATCAATCTGCGGGAAGGGGTCAGGTTCCATGACGGAACTCCCTTCAATGCCGAAGCGGTGAAGTATAACCTGGACCGCTTTATGGGGGTTGAAGATCCTGCCAAGGCAGCTATTTTTTCCTTCCTGCTCGGCGAAGTTTCCTCGGTGGAAGTCGTTGATGAATACACAATTCAAGTACATCTGAAAAAACCCTTTGCTCCGATTGCTTCTCATCTGTCGCATTCCTTTATCGGCATGCACAGTCCAGCCTCTTTGGAAGCTCTGCCGGAGGGTGAATTCGCCCAGGCTCCGGTGGGTACCGGGCCATTTAAATTTGTTTCCTGGGACCGCGGCGAACAGATCACGATGAGGCGGAACGAGGATTATTGGGATGGAGCCCCTAAGCTCGATACCGTAACTTTCAAGTTTGTTCCCGAAGCAGGGTCCCGGGTCATCATGCTGGAAACCGGAGAGGTCCACGCTATCATGGCCGTTCCGCCGACGGATATCGTCCGCCTTGATGAGGATCCCGATATCGATATCGTCCGTCAAACAAGTGTGCGGCTGATTTACATCGGCTTCAACCTGGAACGTGAAATATTTCAGGATGTGAGAGTGAGAAGGGCTATCAACCACGCAGTGAATAAAGACGTGCTTATCGAAGCTATTTTCCAGGGTGTCGGCGAACCTTCCTCAGCACCAATCGTCCCAGTGATTTTTGGTTATCACACAGTCGGACCGTATGAATACGATCCGGAAAAGGCAAGAGCGTTGCTGGCCGAAGCCGGCTATCCCGACGGTTTTGAAATCGAACTCTTCCACCCGACCGGCCGGTACCCCCAGGATGCCACGGTTACTGAAGCAGTCCAGGCTATGCTCCAGGAAGTAGGTATCACCGCCCGATTGACGACCTATGACTGGGGTACCTATCTGGCTACAGTCATCGTCCCTCCAGAACAGGCCGAACACGATATGTATATGCTCGGGTGGGGAACGGTAACCCTGGATGCTGACTATGGCCTATACGCTCTTTTCCATTCCAGCCAGTGGCCACCCCGGAATAACGTCTCTTATTATGCTAACGCAGAAGTGGATGCCCTTCTTGATGAGGCGCGGATCACTCCCGACCGAGGAGTACGCGAGCAACTCTATGCCCAGGCCATTGAGCTGATCTGGAACGATGCTCCTTGGCTTTTCCTTTACAACGAAGGACAGGTTAACGCAGTCCGGTCCAATGTCAAAGGGTTAATCCATCATCCTCTGGAAAACATTCTGGCTTGGGATGCCTGGATCGAGTAAGTATCCGGTAATGAGGCAAAACGCATAAAGCGCCTATGACTCAAGGGACAGGGTCGGTGGGGGGGCATTTGCACCCGTGGCCGCCCTGTCCCTTTTGTTACGAAAATGATCAGGGAGCTAATGAGATGTATAGTTATATTATAAGGAGGCTTTTGCTGACTATTCCGGTCTTAATCGGAGTGTCGATCCTGGTTTTTTCCATTATCCGTTTTATTCCCGGTGATCCGGCCAGAGCTATCGCCGGAGTTCATGCGTCACCGGAATACATCGAACAGGTCCGGAGAGATCTTCTGCTGGATCAAGCTCTGCACATACAGTACTTTGTTTATATGCGGAACCTACTGCGGGGCGATCTGGGAAGATCGACGTTTACACGCAGACCAGTAACAACCGAACTCCGTGAACGCTTTCCGAACACCGTACAATTAGCTGTTGCTGCAATGGTAATCGCCACTCTCGTCGGTGTTGGAGCCGGAATTATCTCGGCAACCAAGCGATACTCGCTTTTCGATAACGTCAGCATGATCGGTGCGCTGATCGGAGTCGCCGCTCCGGTCTTTTGGCTGGGGGCGATGTTTCAAATTTTCTTCTCGGTACGCTTGGGCTGGTTGCCCTCGGGAGGGATGGGTACCTGGGCCCACCTCATTTTACCGGCACTGACCCTCGGCCTGGCCACCGCCGCCCTTATCGCCCGAATTACCCGATCGAGCATGCTCGAAGTTCTGAGTCAGGAGTATATCACCACGGCTCGTTCCAAGGGGCTGAACGAACGAGTCGTCATCTATAAACACGCTTTGAAAAACGCGCTCATCCCTGTGGTTACGGTCATGGGGTTGCAGTTCGGGACTCTTCTGGGGGGGGCCGTATTAACCGAAACAGTGTTCTCCTGGCCGGGAATCGGGCGCTTGATGGTCGATTCGATCCTAACCAGGGATTATCCCCTCGTCCAAGGCGCGGTACTCCTCATAGCCGTGTCCTTTGTCTTGATCAACTTAGTGGTCGACGTGATTTACGCCTTCCTTGATCCCAGGATCAACTACGGAACTCAGGAGGTCGATTGAGCCATGCAGCTCGCTGAGACGGAAATCAAAAAGAACTGGTTTCGGGGAGACAGCGAGCTTGCCCAGATCTTGCGAAATATACGTCGTAACCGAATCGCCATAGTCGGCTTATTCATCCTGAGCTTCTTTTTTCTCTGCGCCCTGCTGGCACCGATATTGACGCCATACAGCCCTACGTCCCCTGATTTTTCACGGGTTTTAGATGCACCTTCCCGTGAACACTTCTTGGGTACGGATGAGCTGGGAAGAGATGTCTTCGCCAGAATATTGTATGGTTCACGCATATCCCTGGCTATTGGATTTATCTCGGTCAGTATCGGGATGCTAGTTGGAATACCCATCGGATCGCTCTCCGGATATTATGGCGGGAGATTCGACCTTTTCATACAACGGATTGTCGACATTATGATCGCTTTTCCGGGAATCCTCCTGGCCATCGTCGTGGTCACAATTCTCGGGGTCGGCGTGGAAAATGTGATGATCGCCACCGGCATCGCTTCGATTCCTATTTATACTCGTATGGTGCGGGGTTCCGTGCTTATGGTGAAAAAACAGGGGTATGTTTCCGCAGCGAAAGCGTTGGGCATCGGCAACTTCCGAATAATCATCCGTCACATTCTCCCCAACTGCCTGGGACCAATCATTGTTCAATCAACTTTTCAATTCGCCACCGCTATTCTCTGGGCTGCGGGATTAGGATTTTTAGGGCTGGGAGCCCAACCACCCGATCCGGAATGGGGGGCCATGCTCAGCAGGGGTCGGGAGTACATCCGGGTTGCTCATCACCTGACTACGTATCCTGGCTTAGCGATTCTTTTTATGATCCTGGGGTTTAACCTGCTTGGTGACGGATTACGCGACGCTCTAGATCCGAAATCGAGAAAATTTCTATAAAGGCCGGCCGATGGAATTTCTCCTGCAGGTAAAAGATTTAAAAACGACCTTTTATTTAGAAGATACGGTTATCCGGGCAGTCGACGGCGTTTCCTTCACAGTGCGCCCCGGTGAGGTCATGGGGCTGGTCGGTGAATCGGGCTGTGGAAAAAGCGTGGTTTCCCTGAGCATCCTGCGGCTGGTGTATTATCCGCCGGGCAGGATCGAAGGAGGTGAGGTTCTTTTTAAAGAAAAGAATCTTCTTGACCTGAATGAAGCGGAGATGCGGCGGATTCGCGGGAACGAAATCGCCATGATCTTTCAGGAGCCTATGATTTCCTTCAATCCGGTCTATACGATCGGTGACCAGGTCGCTGAAGTGATACGGCTGCATCAGGGTTTAGAACAGAATGCGGCCGCGAAAAAAGTGGTGGAGATGCTCCGCTTGGTCGGTATCCCCCGACCGGCTGAGGTCCTCAATGAATATCCCCACCAGCTCAGCGGGGGCATGCGCCAGAGGGCTATGATCGCTATGGCCTTATCCTGCAATCCCAGCCTGTTAATCGCCGACGAGCCGACCACGGCTCTTGATGTGACCATCCAGGCGCAAATTCTGGAACTCATGAAAGATTTGAAGCAACAAATCAACACCGCCATCATTTTTATCACTCACGATTTGGGAGTGATCTCGGAGATGGCTGAACACGTGGTGGTCATGTACGCCGGAAAAGTGGTGGAGGACACCGACATCGTTTCCTTGGTCAGCAGACCGCTCCACCCGTATACCGTAGGATTAATCAATTCAAAGCCTTCGCTTGAAGACGAGAAAGAAATTCTCGATTTTATACCGGGGTCCGTCCCTAATCCCACGGCGATGCCCGCCGGCTGTTCCTTCCACCCCCGGTGTCCCCACACCATGGATCTTTGTCGCAGAGAAATGCCCGGGGTCTTCGAAGTTGAATCCGGTCGAAAGGTCCGATGCTGGCTTTACAATAGAATAAAGGATCATTCCCATGCCGACCGCTGAACCGATGCTTAAGGTCCGGGGACTGAAAAAGTATTTTCCGATAACCACCGGGGTCTTTTCCCGGGTGATCGGATATATCCGGGCAGTGGATGGGATCGATCTGGATATTTACCCTGGTGAAGCGTATGCTCTGGTCGGTGAATCCGGCTGCGGAAAGACGACGACTGGACATACCATCCTGAAGATGCTGACACCGACTGCGGGTACTGTTTTTTTTCAGGGTCAGGATGTCTTCCTCATGGGAAAACACCAACTTCGGACCCTGCGTAAGGAAATCCAGATAATTTTTCAAGATCCTTACAGTTCCCTCAACCCGCGCATGGTCGTTGGTGAGGCGATCGGTGAAGCGTTGGAGGTCCACGGCATCGCCCACGGGAAAGAACGAAAGAAAAAAACAGAATCTATTTTGGAAGTATGCGGTCTGGCTCCCTACCACTACAACCGCTATCCTCACGAGTTCTCCGGAGGTCAGAGGCAACGGGTGGTGATCGCCCGGGCATTGGTTCTCAATCCTCGGTTTATTGTAGCTGATGAGCCAATATCAGCGCTTGATGTATCCATTCAATCTCAAATCATCAACTTGTTGAAAGAATTGAAGAAGACCTTCGGCTTGACTTTCCTTTTTATTTCTCATGATCTGAGCGTGGTGAAACATATGTCGGACCGGGTGGGGGTCATGTATCTTGGATCGCTGGTCGAACAGGCGCCCAAAAACGATTTTTACCGGAATCCGCTGCATCCCTATTCCCAGACGCTTCTTTCGGCGGTCCCGGTCATGGACCCATTCCGCAAAAAGAAACGGATCATCCTGGAAGGCGACGTTCCCAGCCCGGCAAATCCCCCGGCTGGATGTCGGTTTCACACCCGCTGTCCCTATGTCAAGGATTTTTGTGCCCGGAAACAACCGGAACTCAAGGAAGCGTTTCCTATGCATCTTGTTTCCTGCCATAAAGTGCACGAAGAGACGGAATACGTCTGACTACCCCGGGGAAACCGGAAAAAGGGTGATCTTGAGTCGCCCGGAAGCGATCGATCTTTTTCCGGCCGTTTGCCGGGTAGTCCTGCTCAGGTTACTTGTTTTATGTGCGGCGGCCGGGATGGTAATTCTTAATCATGTTCTGGTTGTGGTAAAAAGCGGCATACCGAATGCATCGTTTCGAAAAGAGGTGACAATAGTGAAATATATCGTGATCCTGGGAGATGGAATGGCCGATTATCCGATTCTGGAACTGGACGGTCGGACTCCCCTCGAAGAAGCGCATACACCCTGTATCGATTCGTTGGCCGAATGGGGCGTATTGGGACTGGTGAAGACCATTCCCGACGATCTGCCGGCGGGGAGTGACGTGGCCAACCTATCGGTTCTCGGCTATGATCCTCATCTTTTTTACAGCGGCCGCTCACCATTCGAGGCGGCCAGCATGGGGATTGACCTTCAGGATGAGGATATCGTCTTCCGAGTGAACCTGATCACCCTGACTGAAGAAAAAAATTACCGGGACAAAACAATCCTCGACCACAGTGCCGGGGAGATATCGACCGAGGAAGGAAAGGCCCTGATCGAACTTATTAACCAGGAGTTGGGAAGAGATGGGTTCACTTTTTATCCGGGGTTGAGTTATCGTCATCTCTTGGTCTGGAACGGGGGGCCGGACACATGGGACCTTACGCCTCCTCACGATATTCTGGGACGAGTCATTGGAGATTTCCTCCCCAAGGGGGAGTACAGTGAGGTATTCTTGGATATCATGCAACGAAGCGGCGGTTTGCTGCAGAACCATCCCCTGAACAGAAGAAGAGAAGATCAGGGTTTGTATCCGGCGAATTCCATCTGGATTTGGGGCGAGGGCAAGAAACCTTCATTGCAGAGCTTTCCGGAGAAATATGGCGTGAGAGGTTCGGTTATTTCCGAAGTTGATTTGATCAAAGGCCTGGGAATCTGTGCAGGTCTTGAGTCGATCAATGTCCCGGGAGCAACCGGGGATTTCCATACCAACTACCGGGGGCTGGCGACCGCGGCCTTGCAATGCCTGCAGCAAGAAAACGATTTTGTTTTTGTTCATATTGAGGCTCCTGATGAATGCAGCCATCGGAATGAATTGTCGAAAAAAGTAAGGTCGATTGAGCTGATCGACAGAGAAGTCGTTGAGGT
Protein-coding regions in this window:
- a CDS encoding oligopeptide/dipeptide ABC transporter ATP-binding protein; the protein is MPTAEPMLKVRGLKKYFPITTGVFSRVIGYIRAVDGIDLDIYPGEAYALVGESGCGKTTTGHTILKMLTPTAGTVFFQGQDVFLMGKHQLRTLRKEIQIIFQDPYSSLNPRMVVGEAIGEALEVHGIAHGKERKKKTESILEVCGLAPYHYNRYPHEFSGGQRQRVVIARALVLNPRFIVADEPISALDVSIQSQIINLLKELKKTFGLTFLFISHDLSVVKHMSDRVGVMYLGSLVEQAPKNDFYRNPLHPYSQTLLSAVPVMDPFRKKKRIILEGDVPSPANPPAGCRFHTRCPYVKDFCARKQPELKEAFPMHLVSCHKVHEETEYV
- a CDS encoding cofactor-independent phosphoglycerate mutase, with the translated sequence MILSRPEAIDLFPAVCRVVLLRLLVLCAAAGMVILNHVLVVVKSGIPNASFRKEVTIVKYIVILGDGMADYPILELDGRTPLEEAHTPCIDSLAEWGVLGLVKTIPDDLPAGSDVANLSVLGYDPHLFYSGRSPFEAASMGIDLQDEDIVFRVNLITLTEEKNYRDKTILDHSAGEISTEEGKALIELINQELGRDGFTFYPGLSYRHLLVWNGGPDTWDLTPPHDILGRVIGDFLPKGEYSEVFLDIMQRSGGLLQNHPLNRRREDQGLYPANSIWIWGEGKKPSLQSFPEKYGVRGSVISEVDLIKGLGICAGLESINVPGATGDFHTNYRGLATAALQCLQQENDFVFVHIEAPDECSHRNELSKKVRSIELIDREVVEVIVNALNQEKKVYSILFLPDHATPLSVRTHTRDAVPFLIFRSHEKRNFVGRGYSEKSALETDLMIPDGHRLMDYFLEKVPFSTIPVSVPTHVD